The stretch of DNA CGCTGAACTCCCAGGCCGGTCGCATCCGGCGGTCGAGAGACGCTCAGTCTCGGCGGGGACCGTCTGAGCAGCACCGTCGTGCTTCCGCGATGGCGCCGATCGTGAGAGGACACGCGCGATGACGAATCTCCCGACGGGGCAGCACCCCGAGGTGCCGGCGGAGTCCGGCCCGATTCGGACCGATGCCGGGCGGCACGCCGCGCCGGTCGCTCCCGACTCACTTCCGGGCTCAGACGGTCTCGCCGCTCCGAGGGCGGCGCGCTCGTCGCTCGGCGAGCTGCTCGGGGACGTCTCGAAGGATCTCTCGACACTGGTGCGGCAAGAGATCGAGCTCGCCAAGGCCGAGACCAAGGAGACGGCGGTGCGCGCCGGCAAAGGTGCGGGGCTGTTGGGAGGCGCTGGGTACGCCGCCCTCATGGCGTTGCTGTTCGTGTCGATCGCCCTCTGGTGGGGGCTCGGGCACCTGATCGACAACGGTTGGTCGGCGGTCGTCGTCGCCGCCGTCTGGGGAGCCGCTGCGCTCGTGCTGTATACGATCGGCCGTACCCAACTGAAGAAGGTGAAGGGCCTTCCGCAGACGATCGACAGTGTGAAGCGCATCCCTCAGTCCGTCGCGCATCGAGACGATGTCGAGACGCTGAGGGAGGCGGCGCGCGAGACCGCCGACCGCGGCTGACCCTCGCCGCCCGGGGTCTCGGCATTCCTCCTGCTGCCGTGTCTAGCCTGACCGCATGATGGCATCGGTGAAGCAGGTCGCTCATCCCAAAGGCGCTGCACGGTCGGTCGGTTCGAGCCGCGCCGTGAAGGTCCTCGCCCGCACGGGCTACGCCGCGAACGGCGTCCTCCACATCCTGATCGGCGTCATCGCCATCTCGGTCGCGCTCGGCGGAGGTGGCAGCGCCGATCAGTCCGGCGCGCTCGGCGCACTCGCGGGCAACCCGTTCGGCGCCAACCTGCTGTGGGTGATGGCCGTCGGACTCGCGGCCCTCGCCCTCTGGGGCGTCGTGCAGGCGATCATCGCGAGCTCGGCCGATACGAAGGAGACCTGGAAGCTGCGCGCCAAGGAGGGCGGCAAAGCGGTCGCCTACGCCGCGGTGTCGGTGACCGCGTTCCGCTATGCGATGGGAAGCAGTTCCGACGGAGACCAGAGCGCGCAGTCCCTCAGCGCGACGCTGCTCGAGAACCCGTTCGGAGTGGCGCTGCTCCTCGTCGTCGCGGCCGGCATCCTCGGCATCGGCGCGTA from Herbiconiux sp. L3-i23 encodes:
- a CDS encoding phage holin family protein; this encodes MTNLPTGQHPEVPAESGPIRTDAGRHAAPVAPDSLPGSDGLAAPRAARSSLGELLGDVSKDLSTLVRQEIELAKAETKETAVRAGKGAGLLGGAGYAALMALLFVSIALWWGLGHLIDNGWSAVVVAAVWGAAALVLYTIGRTQLKKVKGLPQTIDSVKRIPQSVAHRDDVETLREAARETADRG
- a CDS encoding DUF1206 domain-containing protein yields the protein MMASVKQVAHPKGAARSVGSSRAVKVLARTGYAANGVLHILIGVIAISVALGGGGSADQSGALGALAGNPFGANLLWVMAVGLAALALWGVVQAIIASSADTKETWKLRAKEGGKAVAYAAVSVTAFRYAMGSSSDGDQSAQSLSATLLENPFGVALLLVVAAGILGIGAYFVVKGANRKFLDDIDRPSGRAGRATELIGMVGYIAKGVALAVVGILFGTAAVTTDPEQAAGLDGALKALAELPFGAVVLALIGLGFIAYGVYCGIRARYARL